From Paenibacillus physcomitrellae, the proteins below share one genomic window:
- a CDS encoding amidohydrolase family protein, whose amino-acid sequence MRIDAHQHYWKIERKDYGWITPELPKLYRDFMPNDLEPELFKHELDASILVQAAPTIEETHFLLAIADQTPSVAGVVGWLDLFDPDHRKHYDEFRRSPKFKGFRLMIQDMPDASRILDPAFVEALRGYADEEVPVDLLLVSEQTAFVAELLRKIPHLRGVIDHLAKPQIKQKSFEPWKSYMSEFARYPGIYCKLSGLVTEGEHAGWTREDFTPYIRTAIEQFGPERVMFGSDWPVCLLAADYSEVVDLLQSSIPEEWGESQIERLFGANAKEFYKL is encoded by the coding sequence ATGCGTATTGACGCTCATCAGCATTACTGGAAAATCGAACGGAAGGATTACGGCTGGATTACTCCCGAGCTGCCTAAGCTGTATCGCGATTTCATGCCGAACGATTTGGAACCCGAATTGTTCAAACATGAACTGGATGCAAGCATCCTTGTCCAGGCGGCTCCCACAATCGAGGAGACCCATTTCCTTCTTGCTATTGCCGACCAGACGCCGTCGGTTGCCGGTGTGGTAGGCTGGCTGGATCTCTTCGATCCTGATCATAGGAAGCATTACGATGAATTCCGGCGCAGTCCCAAATTTAAAGGGTTCCGCCTTATGATCCAAGACATGCCGGATGCCTCCCGCATACTGGATCCGGCTTTTGTCGAAGCGCTTCGTGGTTATGCCGATGAGGAGGTCCCTGTTGATTTGCTGCTCGTATCGGAACAAACGGCGTTTGTGGCGGAGCTGCTCAGGAAAATCCCCCATTTGCGGGGCGTCATTGATCATCTTGCTAAACCACAGATTAAACAGAAGTCATTTGAACCCTGGAAATCATATATGAGCGAATTTGCCCGGTATCCCGGAATCTATTGCAAGCTGTCCGGATTGGTCACGGAAGGGGAACATGCAGGCTGGACCCGAGAGGATTTCACCCCCTATATCCGGACAGCTATAGAACAATTTGGACCTGAACGGGTTATGTTCGGCAGCGACTGGCCGGTATGCCTGCTTGCAGCAGATTATTCGGAGGTTGTTGACCTCCTGCAAAGTTCAATTCCCGAAGAATGGGGCGAATCTCAAATCGAGCGTTTATTCGGCGCCAATGCAAAGGAGTTTTACAAGCTATGA